A window of the Lepus europaeus isolate LE1 chromosome 5, mLepTim1.pri, whole genome shotgun sequence genome harbors these coding sequences:
- the SEMA4A gene encoding semaphorin-4A isoform X1 — protein sequence MALPAPGPAPCSLLGLFLFQLLLSTTTTTTTMTTAGSGGQGPIPRVKYQAGDRRRALGFFHQKGLQDFDTLLLSGDGDTLYVGAREAILALNIQDPEVPRLKNMIPWPASDRKKSECARKTPSRETQCFNFIRVLVSLNATHLYACGTFAFSPACTFLELRDSFLLPVSEDKVVEGKGQSPFSPAHKHTAVLVDGTLYSGTMNNFLGNQPVLMRTLGSQPVLKTDTFLCWLHSDASFVAAIPSTQVVYFFFEETASEFDFFEKLHTSRVAQVCKNDVGGEKLLQKKWTTFLKAQLLCAQPGQLPFNIIRHAVLLPADPPAAARVLAVFTSQWQVGGTKSSAVCAFSLRDIEWVFEGTYKELNKETSRWTTYRGPPITPRPGSCSVGPSSDKALTFIKDHYLMDGQVVGVPLLVKSGVEYTQLAVETAQDLEGRSHLVLYLGTATGALHKAVVSEDSSAHLVEEIQLFPRQEPVRNLQLVPAQDAVFVGSSAGVWRVPRANCSVYESCVDCILARDPHCAWHLESQMCRFLSAPSLNTWKQDMKRGNPGWACANGPMGRSHRPQSRPQIIKEVLAVPNSILELPCPRLSALASYHWTHGAATIQETPSTVYNGSLLLMPRDGVGGLYQCMATENGFSYPVVSYWVDSQDQPLALDPELTGIPRERVQVPLTRVSGGAALADQRSYWPHFLAVTILLALVLSGALIVLLASPLGALRARGKVQGCEMLPPREKAPLSREQHLQPPKEQRTSASDVDADNNHLGPEVA from the exons ATGGCCCTCCCGGCCCCGGGCCCGgccccctgcagcctcctgggcctTTTCCTCTTCCAACTGCTCCTGTCGACCACtacgacaacaacaacaatgacGACGGCGGGGAGTGGCGGCCAGGGGCCCATTCCCAGGGTCAAGTACCAGGCAG GGGACAGACGCAGGGCGCTTGGCTTCTTCCACCAGAAGGGCCTCCAGGATTTTGACACTCTGCTTTTGAGTGGAGATGGAGACACTCTGTACGTCGGGGCCCGAGAGGCCATTCTGGCCTTGAATATCCAGGATCCAGAAGTCCCAAGGTTGAAGAACATG ATACCCTGGCCAGCCAGCGACAGGAAGAAGAGTGAGTGTGCCCGTAAGACGCCCAGCAGGGAG ACACAGTGTTTCAACTTCATCCGCGTCCTGGTCTCTTTGAATGCCACCCACCTCTACGCCTGCGGCACCTTCGCCTTCAGCCCCGCCTGCACCTTCCTT GAACTCCGAGACTCCTTCCTGCTGCCCGTCTCTGAGGACAAGGTCGTGGAGGGGAAAGGCCAGAGCCCCTTCAGCCCCGCCCACAAGCACACCGCTGTTTTGGTGG ATGGCACGCTCTATTCGGGCACCATGAACAACTTCCTGGGCAATCAGCCTGtcctgatgcgcaccctgggatcCCAGCCGGTCCTCAAGACAGACACCTTCCTCTGCTGGCTGCACT CGGACGCCTCCTTCGTGGCTGCCATCCCGTCCACCCAGGTCGTCTACTTCTTCTTCGAGGAGACAGCCAGCGAGTTTGACTTCTTCGAGAAGCTGCACACCTCCCGGGTGGCTCAAGTCTGCAAG AATGACGTCGGCGGCGAAAAACTGCTTCAGAAGAAGTGGACCACCTTCCTGAAGGCCCAGCTGCTGTGCGCCCAGCCCGGGCAGCTGCCCTTCAACATCATCCGCCATGCGGTCCTGCTGCCGGCCGACCCTCCCGCCGCAGCCCGCGTCCTCGCAGTCTTCACCTCCCAGTG GCAGGTCGGTGGGACCAAGAGTTCTGCAGTTTGTGCCTTCTCGCTCAGGGACATTGAGTGGGTCTTCGAGGGAACGTACAAGGAGTTGAACAAAGAAACTTCACGCTGGACTACGTACAGGGGCCCTCCCATCACCCCCCGGCCGGGCAGC TGCTCCGTGGGCCCCTCCTCCGATAAAGCCTTGACCTTCATCAAGGACCACTATCTGATGGATGGGCAGGTGGTGGGCGTGCCCCTGCTGGTGAAGTCCGGTGTGGAGTACACACAGCTGGCGGTGGAGACGGCCCAGGACCTGGAGGGGCGCAGCCATCTGGTCCTGTACCTGGGCACCG CCACGGGCGCCCTGCACAAGGCTGTGGTGAGTGAGGACAGCAGCGCCCACCTGGTGGAGGAGATCCAGTTGTTCCCTCGCCAGGAACCTGTTCGCAACCTGCAGCTGGTCCCCGCCCAG gaCGCAGTGTTCGTGGGTTCCTCAGCAGGCGTCTGGAGGGTCCCCCGTGCCAACTGCAGTGTCTACGAGAGCTGTGTGGACTGTATCCTGGCCCGGGACCCGCATTGCGCCTGGCACCTCGAGTCCCAAATGTGCCGCTTCCTGTCCGCCCCGAGCCT GAACACCTGGAAGCAGGACATGAAGCGAGGGAACCCAGGGTGGGCCTGTGCCAATGGCCCCATGGGCAGGAGCCACCGGCCCCAGAGCCGCCCACAGATCA TTAAGgaagtcctggctgtccccaaCTCCATCCTGGAGCTCCCCTGCCCCCGCCTGTCAGCCCTGGCCTCTTACCACTGGACTCACGGCGCAGCCACCATCCAGGAGACGCCCTCCACAGTCTACAATGGCTCCCTCCTGCTGATGCCCCGGGATGGAGTCGGGGGCCTCTACCAGTGCATGGCCACTGAGAACGGCTTCTCGTACCCTGTGGTCTCCTACTGGGTGGACAGCCAAGACCAGCCCCTGGCGCTGGACCCTGAACTCACCGGCATTCCCCGGGAGCGCGTGCAGGTGCCGTTGACCAGGGTCAGCGGCGGGGCCGCGCTGGCTGACCAGCGGTCCTACTGGCCCCACTTTCTTGCCGTCACCATCCTGCTCGCCTTGGTGCTGTCTGGAGCCCTCATCGTCCTCCTTGCCTCCCCGCTGGGGGCACTTCGGGCTCGGGGCAAAGTCCAAGGCTGTGAGATGCTGCCCCCCAGGGAGAAGGCCCCACTGAGCAGGGagcagcacctgcagccccccAAGGAACAAAGGACCTCTGCCAGTGACGTGGACGCTGACAACAATCACCTGGGCCCCGAGGTGGCTTAA
- the SEMA4A gene encoding semaphorin-4A isoform X2 — MTTAGSGGQGPIPRVKYQAGDRRRALGFFHQKGLQDFDTLLLSGDGDTLYVGAREAILALNIQDPEVPRLKNMIPWPASDRKKSECARKTPSREVVETQCFNFIRVLVSLNATHLYACGTFAFSPACTFLELRDSFLLPVSEDKVVEGKGQSPFSPAHKHTAVLVDGTLYSGTMNNFLGNQPVLMRTLGSQPVLKTDTFLCWLHSDASFVAAIPSTQVVYFFFEETASEFDFFEKLHTSRVAQVCKNDVGGEKLLQKKWTTFLKAQLLCAQPGQLPFNIIRHAVLLPADPPAAARVLAVFTSQWQVGGTKSSAVCAFSLRDIEWVFEGTYKELNKETSRWTTYRGPPITPRPGSCSVGPSSDKALTFIKDHYLMDGQVVGVPLLVKSGVEYTQLAVETAQDLEGRSHLVLYLGTATGALHKAVVSEDSSAHLVEEIQLFPRQEPVRNLQLVPAQDAVFVGSSAGVWRVPRANCSVYESCVDCILARDPHCAWHLESQMCRFLSAPSLNTWKQDMKRGNPGWACANGPMGRSHRPQSRPQIIKEVLAVPNSILELPCPRLSALASYHWTHGAATIQETPSTVYNGSLLLMPRDGVGGLYQCMATENGFSYPVVSYWVDSQDQPLALDPELTGIPRERVQVPLTRVSGGAALADQRSYWPHFLAVTILLALVLSGALIVLLASPLGALRARGKVQGCEMLPPREKAPLSREQHLQPPKEQRTSASDVDADNNHLGPEVA; from the exons atgacGACGGCGGGGAGTGGCGGCCAGGGGCCCATTCCCAGGGTCAAGTACCAGGCAG GGGACAGACGCAGGGCGCTTGGCTTCTTCCACCAGAAGGGCCTCCAGGATTTTGACACTCTGCTTTTGAGTGGAGATGGAGACACTCTGTACGTCGGGGCCCGAGAGGCCATTCTGGCCTTGAATATCCAGGATCCAGAAGTCCCAAGGTTGAAGAACATG ATACCCTGGCCAGCCAGCGACAGGAAGAAGAGTGAGTGTGCCCGTAAGACGCCCAGCAGGGAGGTAGTCGAG ACACAGTGTTTCAACTTCATCCGCGTCCTGGTCTCTTTGAATGCCACCCACCTCTACGCCTGCGGCACCTTCGCCTTCAGCCCCGCCTGCACCTTCCTT GAACTCCGAGACTCCTTCCTGCTGCCCGTCTCTGAGGACAAGGTCGTGGAGGGGAAAGGCCAGAGCCCCTTCAGCCCCGCCCACAAGCACACCGCTGTTTTGGTGG ATGGCACGCTCTATTCGGGCACCATGAACAACTTCCTGGGCAATCAGCCTGtcctgatgcgcaccctgggatcCCAGCCGGTCCTCAAGACAGACACCTTCCTCTGCTGGCTGCACT CGGACGCCTCCTTCGTGGCTGCCATCCCGTCCACCCAGGTCGTCTACTTCTTCTTCGAGGAGACAGCCAGCGAGTTTGACTTCTTCGAGAAGCTGCACACCTCCCGGGTGGCTCAAGTCTGCAAG AATGACGTCGGCGGCGAAAAACTGCTTCAGAAGAAGTGGACCACCTTCCTGAAGGCCCAGCTGCTGTGCGCCCAGCCCGGGCAGCTGCCCTTCAACATCATCCGCCATGCGGTCCTGCTGCCGGCCGACCCTCCCGCCGCAGCCCGCGTCCTCGCAGTCTTCACCTCCCAGTG GCAGGTCGGTGGGACCAAGAGTTCTGCAGTTTGTGCCTTCTCGCTCAGGGACATTGAGTGGGTCTTCGAGGGAACGTACAAGGAGTTGAACAAAGAAACTTCACGCTGGACTACGTACAGGGGCCCTCCCATCACCCCCCGGCCGGGCAGC TGCTCCGTGGGCCCCTCCTCCGATAAAGCCTTGACCTTCATCAAGGACCACTATCTGATGGATGGGCAGGTGGTGGGCGTGCCCCTGCTGGTGAAGTCCGGTGTGGAGTACACACAGCTGGCGGTGGAGACGGCCCAGGACCTGGAGGGGCGCAGCCATCTGGTCCTGTACCTGGGCACCG CCACGGGCGCCCTGCACAAGGCTGTGGTGAGTGAGGACAGCAGCGCCCACCTGGTGGAGGAGATCCAGTTGTTCCCTCGCCAGGAACCTGTTCGCAACCTGCAGCTGGTCCCCGCCCAG gaCGCAGTGTTCGTGGGTTCCTCAGCAGGCGTCTGGAGGGTCCCCCGTGCCAACTGCAGTGTCTACGAGAGCTGTGTGGACTGTATCCTGGCCCGGGACCCGCATTGCGCCTGGCACCTCGAGTCCCAAATGTGCCGCTTCCTGTCCGCCCCGAGCCT GAACACCTGGAAGCAGGACATGAAGCGAGGGAACCCAGGGTGGGCCTGTGCCAATGGCCCCATGGGCAGGAGCCACCGGCCCCAGAGCCGCCCACAGATCA TTAAGgaagtcctggctgtccccaaCTCCATCCTGGAGCTCCCCTGCCCCCGCCTGTCAGCCCTGGCCTCTTACCACTGGACTCACGGCGCAGCCACCATCCAGGAGACGCCCTCCACAGTCTACAATGGCTCCCTCCTGCTGATGCCCCGGGATGGAGTCGGGGGCCTCTACCAGTGCATGGCCACTGAGAACGGCTTCTCGTACCCTGTGGTCTCCTACTGGGTGGACAGCCAAGACCAGCCCCTGGCGCTGGACCCTGAACTCACCGGCATTCCCCGGGAGCGCGTGCAGGTGCCGTTGACCAGGGTCAGCGGCGGGGCCGCGCTGGCTGACCAGCGGTCCTACTGGCCCCACTTTCTTGCCGTCACCATCCTGCTCGCCTTGGTGCTGTCTGGAGCCCTCATCGTCCTCCTTGCCTCCCCGCTGGGGGCACTTCGGGCTCGGGGCAAAGTCCAAGGCTGTGAGATGCTGCCCCCCAGGGAGAAGGCCCCACTGAGCAGGGagcagcacctgcagccccccAAGGAACAAAGGACCTCTGCCAGTGACGTGGACGCTGACAACAATCACCTGGGCCCCGAGGTGGCTTAA